GCTATATCCCTTATATGAACTTCATCGACAACCGTCAAAAAATTAATATATCCTGCAACTTCCCACCCATTTTCACCTTCTATCCTCGCTACCAGATTATGGTGTGCTGGTAAAGTCAATTCCTGCCTGAATGTCTCTTCAGACCATACTGTTACAAAGGAGCTACGTTCTATTGCCATAACTTCTTCAAGATCCTCAACTGTCATTTCTGTTATTTTAATATCTGACGATTTATTTGATTTAGTATATTGATTCACGGCACACCACTTTTAAAGAATCAGAAAATTCCGATTAAAAATTCGAAAACAAATGTGACTATAAGAAAAGCACCACAGAACACAGGGATGGTACCACGCAAATTTATTGTATTTAGAGCTACGGCAACACCAAGCAGTGGAAGGAATAAGTATGTATAAGAGAGCGCTGTTAGACCCCTCTGGGGAATGAGGGGAAAGACATACTTCAGGATCGTTACGCCAAGGATCAAAAAGACAAAGATAAAGACCGCTGTGAAGAAAAATGTCTTAAACAGTCCAAAAATATGTTTACGGGAAATACTTTTGATATCACCTGTCTTTGCATCTTCTACAGCCTTTCGGGAAAGCTTGTCGTTAGACCTCATAATATTGACTTCCATCTTCTGTCCAAGG
Above is a genomic segment from Syntrophales bacterium containing:
- the rimI gene encoding ribosomal protein S18-alanine N-acetyltransferase — translated: MNQYTKSNKSSDIKITEMTVEDLEEVMAIERSSFVTVWSEETFRQELTLPAHHNLVARIEGENGWEVAGYINFLTVVDEVHIRDIAVRENLRMRGIASKLIAATINISLHKGAIYATLEVRRSNTPAIKLYEKFYFVVKGTRPLYYSDTKEDALIMWSDLRESVQKAGD
- a CDS encoding PTS sugar transporter subunit IIC, giving the protein MLLEAITVAVVGGIICLDRILLQVMLSRPVVIGPIIGFVLGDTYTGLISGALIELLWIDRLPVGVYVPPNESIVAVLVVAGSILTGRNLGLLSRELIAFSILLFIPLGILGQKMEVNIMRSNDKLSRKAVEDAKTGDIKSISRKHIFGLFKTFFFTAVFIFVFLILGVTILKYVFPLIPQRGLTALSYTYLFLPLLGVAVALNTINLRGTIPVFCGAFLIVTFVFEFLIGIF